A segment of the Pseudomonas versuta genome:
CGGGTCCAGCTCGACTTTCTGGTTGTCGACCTTAAATTGCGGCTCGTCGATGACTTCGCCATCTACCGTGACCCAGCCACCTTCAATGAACAGTTCGGCCTCACGGCGGGAGCAGCCGACGAGTTCGATGAGGCGTTTGGAGAGACGTATCGGTTCAGACATGACAGGGGCCGTAAAGGAATTGGGCGGCTATTGTACCCGCCTGGCGCCGGTTAAGCCCGGCAACATTTGCCTTATGCGCGTGTTGGGCGCTTATACCGCAGGTGCAGCAGCGGATAAGGCTGGCCCATGCCGTCTTTTTCGCTGCGCCCGACGATCTCAAAGCCTTGTTTGAAATAAAAGCCGATGGCTTGCGGGTTTTGCAGGTTGACGTCCAGAGCCTGTGCATTCAATTCATCCATGGCGAATTTGAGCAGGCACTTGCCAATGCCTTGTCCCCGGAAGTGCGGGTGGATGAAGAGCATTTCAACCTTGCCTGCCGCCACACCGGCAAAACCGCTGATGCGTTTGGTGACAGGATCCTTGCAACAAATCAGCATCACCGCGTCCAGATATTGGTCTCTGACCAGTTGGCGCAGTAGTTGAATATAACTGTCGGGCAAGAAGTCATGGGTGGCGCGAACCGAGGCTTCCCACACGTCGGTCAATTCATCGAAGTCCGTAAGGCGTGGCGTATGGATAGCCCATTTCTGTTGCATCGTACGTGTCTCCTGACACTGATGATGGAAGCGACAGGTTAACGATAGTCGTAAAAAAAGCCCTGACGCGAGCGCGGCAGGGCTTTTTGAGCAGTGATCGCTGTTTAGATCACTTCAGCCCACAAGTCATACTCGTCGGCATCGGTTACGCGGCACATGATCTTGTCACCGGGCTTGATATCTTTCTCGGTGGCGATGAATACGTTGCCGTCGATTTCCGGGGCATCGAAAAAGCAGCGGCCAACAGCGCCCTGTTCGTCCACTTCGTCGATCAGGACCTCGATCTCCTTGCCGATTTTCATCTGCAGGCGGGCAGCGCTGATGGCCTGCTGGTGGGCCATGAAGCGGTCCCAGCGGTCTTGCTTGACGTCATCCGGCACGATGGCCGCGTCCAGCAGGTTGGCCGGAGCACCTTCCACAGGGGAGTACTGGAAGCAACCTACGCGATCCAGTTGCGCTTCTGTCAGCCAGTCGAGCAGGTACTGGAAGTCTTCTTCGGTCTCGCCCGGGAAGCCAACAATAAAGGTCGAGCGGATGATCAGGTCCGGGCAGATGACGCGCCAGTTCTTGATACGGGCCAGGGTCTTGTCTTCAAACGCCGGACGCTTCATGGCCTTGAGCACTTTCGGGCTGGCGTGCTGGAACGGGATGTCCAGGTACGGCAGGATTTTGCCGGCGGCCATCAGCGGGATCAGTTCATCGACGTGCGGGTACGGGTAAACGTAGTGCAGACGCACCCAGACACCCAGCGAGCTCAGCGCTTCGCACAGTTCGGTCATGCGGGTCTTGACCGGCGCGCCGTTCCAGAAGCCGGTGCGGTACTTCACATCAACGCCATAGGCGCTGGTGTCCTGAGAAATCACCAGCAGCTCTTTGACGCCGGCCTTGACCAGGCGCTGAGCTTCGTCGAGTACGTCACCCACCGGGCGGCTTACCAGCTTGCCGCGCATCGAAGGGATGATGCAGAAGCTGCAGCTGTGGTTGCAGCCTTCGGAAATTTTCAGGTAGGCATAGTGACGCGGAGTCAGTTTGACGCCTTGAGGCGGCACCAGATCGATCAGCGGGTTGTGGTTCAGG
Coding sequences within it:
- a CDS encoding GNAT family N-acetyltransferase — translated: MQQKWAIHTPRLTDFDELTDVWEASVRATHDFLPDSYIQLLRQLVRDQYLDAVMLICCKDPVTKRISGFAGVAAGKVEMLFIHPHFRGQGIGKCLLKFAMDELNAQALDVNLQNPQAIGFYFKQGFEIVGRSEKDGMGQPYPLLHLRYKRPTRA
- the rimO gene encoding 30S ribosomal protein S12 methylthiotransferase RimO, producing MSTVTTPAAPKVGFVSLGCPKALVDSERILTQLRMEGYDVVSTYQDADVVVVNTCGFIDSAKAESLEVIGEAIKENGKVIVTGCMGVEESAIRNVHPSVLAVTGPQQYEQVVNAVHDAVPPNLNHNPLIDLVPPQGVKLTPRHYAYLKISEGCNHSCSFCIIPSMRGKLVSRPVGDVLDEAQRLVKAGVKELLVISQDTSAYGVDVKYRTGFWNGAPVKTRMTELCEALSSLGVWVRLHYVYPYPHVDELIPLMAAGKILPYLDIPFQHASPKVLKAMKRPAFEDKTLARIKNWRVICPDLIIRSTFIVGFPGETEEDFQYLLDWLTEAQLDRVGCFQYSPVEGAPANLLDAAIVPDDVKQDRWDRFMAHQQAISAARLQMKIGKEIEVLIDEVDEQGAVGRCFFDAPEIDGNVFIATEKDIKPGDKIMCRVTDADEYDLWAEVI